ccccaacgtcaccagatccagtcagggtttaaaataagatctttgagacacgatatccttctaaatatcaaatttcattgagatccgataacccgtttgtaagttagaaatatctcattttttctaatttttcagaattaacccctcccccaactaccccaaagagagcggatccgttccgattatgtcaatcatgtatctaggactcgtgattattttttccaccaggtttcatcccgatccctccactctaagtgtatttcaagttttaggtttcccctccctacaacccccccccccaatgtcaccagatctggtcgggtttaaaataagagctctgagccacgatatctttctaaatatcaaatttcattgagatccgatcacctgttcgtaagttaaaaataccttattttttctaatttttcggaaataacccccccccccccaaactatcccaaagagagcggatccgttccgtttatgtcaatcatgtatctagcacttgtgttatttttcccaccaagtttcatcccgatccctccactctaagtgttttccaagttttaggtttccccctcccaactccccctccccctcaatgtcaccagatccggtcgggattaaaaataagagctctaagatacgatatccttctaaacatcaaatttcattgagatccgatcactcgttcgtaagttaaaaatacctcattttttctaatttttcagaattacccaccctcccccaactaccccaagagagcggatacattccgattatgtcaatcatgtatctgggacttgtgcttatttttcccatcaagttgtatcccgatccctccactctaagtgttttccaagattttaggttccccccctccaactccctccaatgtaatcacatccggtcgggatttaaaataagagctctgagacacaatatcattccaaacataaaatttcattaagatcccatcacccattcataagttagaaatacttcatttttttggttttttccaaattaaccggccccccactccccccccagatggtcaaattgggaaaacgactatttctaatttaagctggtcccgtccctgatacgcctgccaaatttcatcgtcctagcttacctggaagcgcctaaagtagcaaaaccgggaccgacagacagacagacagaccgaccgacagaattggcgattgctatatgtcactttgttaATACCCAGTGCCATGAAAACAGTCAGATCATAGTATGGGGTTCATAATCTggggccttctgtttggaatagtATACCGGCTGGCATcagggagtctgtcactttatatgggtttaaaaataaattgaaaatattttatttaactaatagATTTTGAAGGGCAGGaggtttttgatgtctttttttgcagtttcttGGGGTGGTGCAGGGGCTGAAACtggtaaataatatttaatagtattattttgttgcattttgttCATACGTATGTGTTGttgtttattatatataagataggctaggtggaTAATAATGAGatgcttttatttatgtttatattgtggataaaaataaaacctaactACCTACCTTTCTTCAAATCCTCTTTATTcaacccaaatttaaaataaaactcctCTCCACAACAGTCTTTAGCTTAGGAGTAAAACCTCAAAGACATACATTGATCCTCTTGACCCTGCAACTCTTAAATTTCTTAGTCATTTGGGGTTTGCTGGACTTTCCTCCATACTGACACACTTTCATCCATTACACCTTTTCCTTCATTCCACATCTCTGAAAGACCACAAAGGTCCAGCATTTTCTGACCTGATTTGGTCATGAGTAATATCTATCGTCTTTCAAGCTCCCCAAATAAGCTGATTTAAGAAGCCAAACTCTAGGTAGCCTAATTATTTTCTTACATGTTTCTCATGCAAGTGTTGCTTGTGTGAATTATGAACGATTTGTGTTTCCCCTTGGTTTTAGCGTGTAACTTTTGCAGCTGATGCTAACAAAATGACACCATATTTTGGCAACTTTTGTTTGATTTATCATAGAGATAGTAAACCAACAATTTCCGCCGTATTTTAATAGCGCGTTTACACGGAGAGGAAAACTTGACGGGAATCCTGTCTCGGAGACAGAATTTATGTttacacacagagggaaaagtGGGAAAAGATTCTTGTCCTTTTggcagaaaatttgaaaattttgtctatttttttgtttattttttgagcGGTAAATTCAAAtgtctgaaaataaaaattaaattcatgtACAATCTACGTAAATAGAACTCCAGGCTTACTGGTGTGTCTTACGTAATTACCATTCTGTACAAAAAGCATCCTCAGTTTTATGTCTATATGCTTGAAAAAGTAGGTAAGTTTATCGTTTAGACACTATTTTGCTGCTCAATTTCAACAAAACTGTAAGTATTCTCGTTCTTCTTGCCTACACATCCAGCAGAATTGGTCAAAAACGGTCTCGGTGAAAGGAATCCTTGCTGGTTGCTAGACTTTTTTTCTACCCGGATTCACGAACGGAATCCTTTCAAGTGGACCAGAATTCCTTTGTCCGCGACGGGAATTCTCGTCCGTGTAAACGCGCTATAAAACAGGCCtacaggaaaaaataaattggtATTTGACAAGATTTCAAAACGGATGAAACGGATATTTATTagaattatatttgaaaattatattgcTTTGGCAGTAGAGTATCTAAAGCTTtatcttttcttcaattattgtCATTTCTTTATTTAAGAGGTTTAGCACCTTTCAGATATTGTGAAGTTACTAGACTTATGTCTAAGCTAGATCCACCAGATCCCTATCTAGAGGGGAACCATGCTAAGCCTAAGAGCAATATTGCCATATCTCCTTCTCAAGTCACTAGGCCTGCAAATAATGACgacaataaaactgaaaagtcCACGGCTAGACAGCCATCTACGTCTAGTGAAGGCACAATGATTTCTGTGAGTTCACCTCAGTGGTGTGAACCAAACTGTCAATTACCAGATGTTGAGAACCATCTGGCATTGGATGAATTCCAAGTAGTTCAAAAACTcaagaaaaagaataacaaaagaGAAAGGTTGACGGCCCCAATCTTTTGGTACCAACAGGTGAATCAACAGCTCCAACCCACAGTTATGAATTATCCATTCCAATGTTTGCTGTTTTAATCTCACCCGTCCAGAAAAATACCAGTCTCAAACCCCTAAAATTTGAaccaaaaaaacatattaactTTTTGAGGATGAACATTTTCAAGAAGTTAAGAAAGAAATTTGACCTATTCATTAACAGAAATGGAGAAACTGAAGTATTTGCCAATGATGCAGCCTGTCTGACCTCTCTGCTGGACTTGACACATATTGGTAATATGGAGGTAACTTGTAAGCCAAAAGAACaactaattcaaaaagaaactaGACTGGTCATTTATAATGTACCCAGTTTATATATAGACAATGACATCCAAGAGGGTCTTACTGATAGTTCCCTTTTATCTTACCCTCTGAAGTCAAtaacaagactaaaaaaaaagaaatgaaaacaatgAGTTAGTAGCAAGTAACTCTGTTCTTTGTGCACTTGAAGGAGACTATTCACCAGAAAAGTTATTCTTGTTTGGTGGAAGAGTTGCCTTTAGACTCTATGATGAAAAACCTATACAATGCAAACACTGCTTAAAATTAGGGCACACACAAATATTCTGTCCATTTGCCACTGCTGTTGTTTATAAAAACTGTACATCAAGGGGTCACTCTGAAAGCAACTGCCATAACCCAACAAGATGTATTAACTGTGGAGGTTCACATCTTTCTGATGACAGAAATGTTTGTAGATACAACCTACACTACTGAGAATACAAACAAAGAAGTCAGATTGTAAAAATAGCACAGGAGAAAAGAATACCAGTACCCATAATTGCTAATACTATGAGGAAAGAACCTCGTCAGCCTCATATAAACTATGTCAATACACCTTCTGGGAGACCAACTCCAGTCCAAGAGCTGAGAAGACAAGCTGAGAAGGtgtggaaaaaaattcctgctaCCAAGTTGAATGAGACCTTCTCCCTATCAACTAGTGAGCAACCCATAAGTATAGCTAGCCCTTCTTTCCCCAGACTTGACCACAAAGTAGGAAGAATTCCTGCAGGTGTATCCCCCTCTCAACCCAAAAGACCTACATTCTTATCTATTAGGGGTAATGGACCCCAAAGAAGCAACATCGAGCCTCCAACACCCACAATCTTAGTTGGTAATCAACTAAGAAACTggacaaaatttattattacccAGGAGCTTATTCGATCATCAAATTATGACACACAAATGAAAAATGAACTATGTGAGAAAACACTAGAAAAGCACTTTCCAGAGTCATTGCTGAAAGAAGTTACAGATGAATTTAAGGAACTAATTGCTATTGTTGCAGCTAAAAATATTCAAGTTCCCCAATGATTAgaaatctaccccccccccaactaattAACAATGTTAGTGATATAGATAAACTGATAGTGTTACAGTGGAACGTTTTTTCacttaataatacaaaaatgatGGAACTTTGCTCgtatattaataaagaaaaattggatGTAATTTGTCTCCAAGAAATACATTTAAATAATCTGAAAAAAGTATCCATACCAGGATACAAATGCTATCGAAAAGATAGAGATTCTGGCAGAAAAGGAGGTGGAGTGCTCATTTTTATAGCTGATAAAATAGTTCACTATCCATTACCATTAAAGCAACATGACCATGAAATAGATGTGGTAGGAGCATTAATCACTTTAAGCTCAGGAGACActttaataattaaatctatgtATAACCCAAAGGGGGATACtgatatacataatattttttcatcagaaGCAGAGGATCACAActcctttatttttggtgaccTAAATGCTCATAGCCCTCATTGGGAAGATATTGAACAGTCAAACCGAGCTGGGAAAAATGTTGAAAGATTACTGTTAGAAAATAATCATATAGCAGTTCTAACACCATATAATTTGCCaacatattataatataaaaaataagaaattttcaacCATTGACATTCAAGTAGGTCCTGCTGCTGCTGTTGACCAGGTTTCAATAAGTAGAGTAACAGATCTACAAAGTGACCACTGCGCTATTAAGACTACAATCTCTAATATGTCTTACCAAACTAAACCTGGAAAAAGGAAGTTTATCAACAAGAAAGGTAATTGGCCAATGTTCAGACAAATCCTGCAATAAGACAATTATAATTTACTTGAAGATTTTTCCCAAATTgatgataaagtaaaaatacttaACAGAATTATGATGGACGCCGCTCACAAAGCAATTCCCAAGACAAGCCCCAACACTTGGGCTCCAACTGGCAAtaagagaattaaaaattgGTGGAATAACCTATGCTCTACTGCAGTGGAAGCTAAGAACGTAGCAAAAAAGGCATTTCAAAGACATCCATCAATGAGCACTGCAATTGAATATAAACGTAgctcagcaaaaataaaaaaaaaaaaacatgtttacaGGCCAAAAGAGAGGTATGGGAAAAAATTATGACTAACATAGATCATCAAACAGCAGTATCTAAGATTCACCAATACGTAAGCAAGATGAACAGCAAGAGAATGACACTTGATGATtgcaaatatgaaataaaacacCAGGGTCAACTAATaacttcttattttctaaaagctGACATTTTTGCAAacacattcataaaaaaaaaacctctagaCACTGTCTTGCCCAATCCACCTGTATGTGTCCTCCCTTCTGTAGCACAACACAAGAAGTCGTTAATGTTacctttttcaaacaaaattgaaatcgAAATCGAACACAaaatcgaacaaaaaaaaaccagaaacaAAATTGGGGAACCTACGAGATATTATGAGATGCTGTGGACAAATAAAGTGTCTACCATTTCGAAATTCCCCATTTCGTTCTAGAGAAGATACAGTATGGTACTAAAGACTGAAATCAGGATATCTTTTCTGAATTCTGTCCAATTTCAATGGAATTTATACCATTCTCCACTATGCAGGTGGTCTTTAACAACAGAGGAAACTCCCCAACACATATTTTTTGATTGCCATATACTTGCACCTGAAACTAATAAGATtaagataatttgtaaaaaactaaagattgaAGAAATGTTTGACTCCATCATTAGCTTACAACTACCTCCTAATACTGAAAGGCCGATCTATAGGGTGATGatccaaattatgaaaaaaacaatggaaaatgagctaatttattaatgaagatctactgtgcagaagagagcaagagtgagtaggaagagccgtattggtaccagcCGGCCTcttggccttaaactgctggggacaggcagCTCAAGTACTTGCACTTCCCACAAACCAAACAGAAGAGAAGAGAGGATGAAAAAGAAGGATTGCTAGTGCCATCTTAAAGTCAAAGGGGTGAAAGGACTGTATGCAGTCTGTATACCCTCATACAAATTCTGGAATTGGACCAACTCTTTCAAAGTTCAATCTTCTCTAATTACAGGTAGCACTGTCTAAATAAAGAGCAATATGGctcctgtttattttttccatgccACTTagtatgaaaggagttgtcatagaagcTTTAGCAAGGTGTCATTTGActgtaatttgaaatttcttGTGCTTGTTTCAAGGTTAAAACAGATAAGAGGTCAACCAGCCCCCTCTTGCATTATATCTAGCCATCTGCTTTTTCCCCCTCTTGAAATTCCACAAACATCTGATCAAGAATCTGAAATGGCTCTTATATTAAAATACATGAAAGGCTCAACAACTCTACAATCAGGGATGGCAGGGGTCACAATGGCTCCTAGGATAAAAGATGATCcaatgatatatttattaacgATAAAAGCATATTTAGCATGTGGTTAATCATCAAGCAGTATCCTGTGATAACGCTACCTGAGCAAAGATCCCAATGGgttctattatatttttttttttttatttcctaatGAGTGATTGTGTCAAATCACAGGTCATAagaacttcagagggggcttacTCAGTTGGGAATGGGAAGCTCTACTacccctttttgagagtcaaaggtgactggagggcaaccagcctcctTTGGTATCCCTTTTAGCTGCCAAAACCTatagacatctgatcaaaattacaGAATAAACATGTTATGCTATATGGCTGAAAGATGGCTGAATGACAGGATCTGCAAGTTATGTAGTTTATCCATTGTTTGTGTATACTTGCTGATTTTGGTATTTGGGAAGAGTAGTATGTTGGATCCTGGGTGTCAAAAAAGGCTAAAACTATTAAGGTAAAGGCCTTGGGAAATATTGAAGGCAGTGGCGTTTCTGAGCAGTTGGGGTGAAGGGGGCATTTACCCaacaataatttggagaaaaaattactaAGTAACTTTAAAAGTGTTgcttgttttcagtttcaacCTTGTTCTTTACTATGAGCag
Above is a genomic segment from Artemia franciscana chromosome 15, ASM3288406v1, whole genome shotgun sequence containing:
- the LOC136036577 gene encoding uncharacterized protein LOC136036577 yields the protein MMELCSYINKEKLDVICLQEIHLNNLKKVSIPGYKCYRKDRDSGRKGGGVLIFIADKIVHYPLPLKQHDHEIDVVGALITLSSGDTLIIKSMYNPKGDTDIHNIFSSEAEDHNSFIFGDLNAHSPHWEDIEQSNRAGKNVERLLLENNHIAVLTPYNLPTYYNIKNKKFSTIDIQVGPAAAVDQVSISRVTDLQSDHCAIKTTISNMSYQTKPGKRKFINKKGNWPMFRQILQ